In Pedobacter sp. W3I1, one DNA window encodes the following:
- a CDS encoding FecR family protein yields the protein MVDRSKFNAEDFLVDSTFQQYCAGTDKLCIEYWEKYINAHPEQAAVIAEAKKLYVILSGNKRPLNKQTESLKETMFPEAKVVKLNRYLWLKIAAALVLVLGSVLVYNTYFNDSHTKNVVQEVYTFTTKSGERKKIKLQDGTSVLLNAKSSLSVTKGFNDQSREVTLTGEAFFDVAHDKNKPFKVHTTDFNINVLGTAFNVKAYPDETTSEATLIRGLITMEAVNGNGGTITLKPSQKVTFYKSVASQQKSKLLKPTALQPEITINHYTKIKDSTIVETAWTQNRIEIYDQDFDEIKNVLEKWYNVEIKFTDPSIEKYRFTATITNESIEEVLHALQATENNFKYEIKGKQVTISK from the coding sequence ATGGTTGATAGAAGTAAATTTAATGCAGAAGATTTTCTTGTCGATAGTACTTTTCAGCAGTATTGCGCTGGAACCGATAAGCTTTGCATTGAATATTGGGAGAAATACATTAATGCCCACCCAGAGCAGGCTGCAGTAATTGCAGAAGCAAAAAAACTTTACGTGATATTGAGCGGGAATAAACGCCCATTAAATAAGCAGACTGAAAGTTTGAAAGAAACGATGTTTCCGGAAGCAAAAGTAGTTAAACTTAACCGTTATTTATGGCTTAAAATTGCAGCAGCATTAGTTTTAGTGTTGGGTTCGGTGTTGGTTTATAATACCTATTTTAATGATAGCCATACCAAAAACGTTGTGCAAGAGGTTTATACTTTTACTACAAAAAGTGGCGAACGTAAAAAAATTAAACTTCAGGATGGAACATCGGTACTCTTAAACGCCAAAAGTTCTTTATCGGTTACCAAAGGCTTTAACGATCAAAGTAGGGAAGTGACCTTAACCGGCGAGGCTTTTTTTGATGTAGCTCACGACAAAAATAAACCTTTTAAAGTGCATACAACCGATTTTAACATCAATGTACTGGGTACTGCTTTTAATGTAAAAGCTTATCCAGATGAAACAACATCAGAAGCGACTTTAATCCGTGGCCTAATCACCATGGAAGCTGTAAATGGAAATGGCGGAACCATTACTTTAAAACCAAGTCAGAAAGTTACTTTTTACAAGAGTGTTGCATCGCAACAAAAAAGCAAATTGCTTAAACCTACAGCTTTACAGCCCGAAATTACCATTAATCATTACACCAAAATTAAAGACAGCACCATTGTAGAAACTGCCTGGACACAGAACCGGATTGAAATATATGATCAGGATTTTGATGAGATTAAGAATGTTTTAGAAAAATGGTATAACGTAGAAATCAAATTTACAGATCCTTCAATTGAAAAATACCGTTTTACGGCAACCATAACAAACGAAAGTATTGAAGAAGTTTTACATGCTTTACAAGCAACCGAAAATAATTTTAAATATGAGATAAAAGGAAAACAGGTAACCATCTCGAAATAG